A single genomic interval of Drosophila virilis strain 15010-1051.87 chromosome 2, Dvir_AGI_RSII-ME, whole genome shotgun sequence harbors:
- the LOC6630882 gene encoding golgin subfamily A member 6-like protein 22 isoform X3, giving the protein MCECVEYRKELKLQKARFSSQLDDAHKNVQNLEAKVSAMQLKIQNLEQELSLKQWNVDRLQGELTAAQKDDEYVRKKLKLLEDEKIHLRHKYSDDEDEFRRKYNGLEAQYNELTEKYKQTQTLASSLQTQVADAQVEVEQWRNEADKIRQELEEQIRILRNALENSEAERKICEDKWQKEFEMLRTHNREREETLMSDCEWQMRQMQRQCKDKLDKSNYERKQATAKAEELELELQSRRKEAESLRICQAQVKSLSGVVSEQERSIQTLMERIENLKGELETANDNLETQIEAVRKIKYQCDNAIYDKERQMIYRIDEVRNEAAAFWENKLYTEMTRLTNELESVYVDERRDALDKLQAEHIEELRALTNRYTANEDELRAEIDELTENLELKKQDFLALRERSDNALLQTRMHLDRADREYQNAMCREEDRRVELEEKLRKEFEIEKQEMEEKFRERLGQVKEEFAKELQLSTQDLHETHRKELETQKAKLQSEKDEALQQLVERHRAKMAAAEERMNDVELRHQRNLKDLKAAYDAEKAALDKRDISNANEIEQLHRKCRCLTNLFEEMRMRYERRDPRAEDLREISELRTRCDSQERDLFVLTDRLREMQNQMSELQQNGEAASRGKALKKPPPKTLPTSCDVIYEENEERESPEHETGSSSSQDDAEQDEQQLEEEEGEQEPSDTESNHTIEINAKCNDRINEDDAHMISAV; this is encoded by the exons atgtgtgaatgtgtggAATATAG AAAAGAACTCAAGCTACAAAAGGCGCGCTTCAGCAGTCAGCTGGATGATGCacacaaaaatgttcaaaatcTGGAGGCCAAGGTGAGTGCTATGCAGTTGAAGATACAAAATCTGGAGCAGGAGCTATCGCTAAAGCAATGGAATGTGGACA GACTACAAGGCGAACTAACGGCGGCGCAAAAGGATGATGAATATGTGCGCAAAAAGCTGAAACTGCTCGAGGATGAAAAGATACATCTGCGGCACAAATACAGCGACGATGAGGACGAATTTCGACGCAAATATA ACGGTCTGGAGGCCCAGTACAACGAACTAACCGAAAAGTACAAACAGACACAGACTCTGGCGAGCAGCCTTCAAACGCAAGTGGCGGACGCTCAGGTTGAGGTGGAGCAGTGGCGCAATGAGGCGGATAAAATACGTCAAGAGCTGGAGGAACAAATACGCATACTGAGAAATGCACTCGAGAATTCCGAGGCGGAGCGCAAAATCTGCGAGGATAAGTGGCAAAAGGAGTTCGAGATGCTCCGAACACACAACAGAG AACGCGAGGAGACCTTGATGTCGGACTGCGAATGGCAGATGCGGCAAATGCAGCGTCAGTGCAAGGATAAACTGGACAAATCCAATTACGAACGCAAACAGGCAACGGCCAAGGCCgaggaactggaactggagctgcaATCACGTCGCAAAGAGGCGGAAAGTTTGCGCATTTGCCAGGCACAGGTGAAGTCGCTGAGCGGCGTAGTAAGCGAACAGGAGCGCTCCATACAAACACTCATGGAGCGCATCGAGAATCTGAAAGGTGAACTGGAGACGGCCAATGACAATCTGGAGACACAGATCGAAGCTGTGCGCAAAATAAAGTATCAGTGTGATAA CGCCATTTATGATAAGGAGCGTCAAATGATCTATCGCATCGATGAGGTGCGCAACGAAGCTGCCGCCTTTTGGGAGAATAAACTTTA CACAGAGATGACAAGACTGACAAATGAACTGGAATCTGTTTATGTGGATGAGCGACGCGATGCCTTGGACAAGCTGCAGGCGGAGCACATTGAGGAGCTGCGTGCGCTAACCAATCGCTACACAGCCAATGAGGATGAGCTGCGTGCAGAG ATCGATGAGCTGACCGAGAATCTGGAGCTGAAAAAACAAGACTTTCTGGCGCTGCGCGAACGCTCCGACAATGCGCTGCTGCAGACGCGTATGCATCTGGATCGTGCGGATCGCGAGTATCAGAATGCCATGTGCCGGGAGGAGGATCGACGCGTCGAGCTCGAGGAGAAGCTGCGCAAGGAGTTCGAAATCGAAAAGCAGGAAATGGAAGAGAAATTCCGTGAACGTTTGGGTCAAGTCAAGGAGGAGTTCGCcaaggagctgcagctgtccACACAGGATCTGCACGAAACGCACCGCAAGGAGTTAG AAACCCAGAAGGCCAAGCTTCAAAGCGAAAAGGATGAAGCACTGCAGCAGCTGGTCGAGCGACATCGCGCCAAAATGGCCGCTGCCGAGGAACGAATGAA CGATGTAGAGCTTCGGCATCAGCGCAATCTCAAGGACTTGAAGGCGGCCTACGATGCCGAGAAGGCGGCGCTGGACAAACGCGACATTAGCAATGCCAACGAGATCGAGCAACTGCATCGCAAATGTCGCTGCCTGACAAATCT TTTCGAGGAGATGCGCATGCGCTATGAAAGACGTGATCCACGCGCTGAGGACCTGCGCGAGATCTCGGAGCTGCGTACGCGCTGTGATAGTCAGGAGCGGGATCTGTTTGTGCTCACCGACAGGCTGCGCGAAATGCAAAACCAAATGTCCGAGCTGCAGCAGAATGGCGAGGCGGCGTCGCGTGGCAAGGCATTGAAGAAGCCGCCGCCCAAAACGCTACCCACCAGCTGTGATGTCATCTACGAGGAGAACGAGGAGCGTGAATCGCCCGAGCATGAGACGGGCAGCTCCTCCAGCCAGGACGATGCCGAACAGGATGAACAGCAactggaggaggaggagggcGAACAGGAGCCCAGCGACACCGAATCGAATCACACGATTGAAATCAATGCCAAATGCAACGATCGCATTAACGAGGACGATGCCCACATGATCTCAGCCGTCTGA
- the LOC6630881 gene encoding uncharacterized protein translates to MARRQDSHCPLQHINSLAIPTLRLDERITINIKQRFNSEALALVCMAELRDAVLLSTLAQNLNRMRAAPIIVWLHSMDSDLHEFLSIIIERAERYSLMNLLVLRTGLYALEDPIIVYRLQPFPNATLKPISNLNEVPLFLPVWRDFRQKVAITVPSLYPPSSYLLLDKRTGSQYLDGFMVRLVREFARKYNVELRLQRPENESRWIDSRSIEQMVLNGEVDFPMHGRIHTFSMESTAYVDIVELFVVVPCGQQMRLADVYKSMRTYFFVMLGAYFLFALLETTLKLASDHIWRRSASCLGYSTFFINLHSFAGVLGHPIGLRRYRSLSLRQFLMIMSIFSLVFGCYFNANLSALLTKPPCYQHVQNFEELAASGLPVIFDRIIANVTEVQVKNQLLKIPNIVLMPNYQRNDMMFALNSSNAYQAFSKLWDIVNSQQKNFKRHVLCASPGLSLFHGYPIVGLLRENSIYINAVNEFIYKAHEVGLYHQWQLASMRSLVASKKQLVDPKSSYTEFTHAPLNNQDLLWAWKLLAILYAAAGFVFIGELVMARWQGRAAAKAFSRA, encoded by the coding sequence ATGGCACGCCGGCAGGACAGCCACTGCCCTTTGCAGCACATCAATTCATTGGCAATACCTACTCTTCGCCTAGATGAACGAAtcacaataaatataaagcagCGCTTTAATAGCGAGGCCCTCGCTCTGGTTTGCATGGCCGAGCTCAGAGATGCCGTCCTGCTGAGCACCTTGGCCCAGAATCTAAATCGCATGAGAGCGGCGCCAATCATTGTATGGTTGCATAGTATGGACTCGGATCTACACGAATTTCTATCTATAATCATCGAACGGGCAGAGAGATATAGTTTGATGAACCTTCTGGTTTTACGTACAGGCTTGTATGCTCTCGAAGACCCCATAATTGTCTATAGACTACAACCGTTTCCCAATGCAACTCTTAAGCCAATAAGTAATTTGAATGAGGTACCATTGTTTTTGCCTGTCTGGCGAGATTTCCGCCAAAAGGTGGCCATAACAGTGCCCAGTCTTTATCCACCGAGCAGCTATCTGCTCTTGGATAAGCGCACGGGTAGCCAATACCTGGACGGCTTCATGGTGCGACTCGTAAGAGAGTTTGCCCGGAAATATAACGTAGAACTACGCTTGCAAAGACCTGAGAATGAGAGTCGTTGGATCGATAGTCGCAGTATTGAACAAATGGTATTGAATGGTGAAGTGGACTTCCCAATGCATGGacgcatacacacattcaGCATGGAGTCTACGGCCTATGTGGATATCGTTGaactatttgttgttgtgccctGCGGCCAGCAAATGAGACTGGCTGATGTTTATAAAAGTATGAGAACCTACTTTTTTGTGATGCTTGGCGCCTACTTTCTGTTTGCGCTGCTCGAAACAACGCTCAAGCTGGCCAGCGATCACATCTGGCGGCGCAGTGCCTCGTGCCTCGGCtattcaacatttttcataaatCTGCACTCATTTGCTGGCGTTTTGGGCCATCCCATTGGCTTGCGGCGATATCGAAGCCTGTCGCTGCGACAGTTCCTTATGATCATGAGCATATTCAGCTTGGTGTTCGGCTGCTATTTCAATGCCAATCTGAGCGCTCTGCTGACCAAGCCGCCCTGCTATCAACACGTCCAGAACTTTGAGGAGCTGGCGGCAAGCGGCTTGCCCGTCATCTTCGACAGAATCATTGCGAATGTGACGGAGGTGCAGGTGAAAAATCAACTGTTGAAAATACCCAATATTGTTCTCATGCCGAACTATCAACGCAACGATATGATGTTTGCCCTGAACTCGAGCAATGCCTATCAGGCATTCAGCAAGTTGTGGGATATCGTGAATAGTCAGCAGAAGAATTTCAAAAGGCATGTCCTGTGCGCGTCGCCAGGACTGAGCCTTTTCCATGGCTATCCCATTGTTGGCCTTTTGAGGGAGAATTCTATTTACATAAACGCTGTCAACGAGTTTATTTATAAGGCTCACGAAGTTGGTCTCTACCACCAATGGCAACTGGCCTCTATGCGCAGCTTGGTGGCATCCAAGAAGCAGCTTGTCGATCCAAAAAGTTCATATACAGAGTTTACGCATGCTCCATTAAACAACCAGGATCTGCTCTGGGCCTGGAAACTGTTGGCAATATTATATGCCGCAGCAGGATTTGTTTTCATCGGCGAATTGGTCATGGCTCGCTGGCAAGGACGAGCTGCCGCAAAAGCATTCTCAAGGGCTTAG